From Micromonospora rhizosphaerae, the proteins below share one genomic window:
- a CDS encoding oxidoreductase, producing the protein MTADGWTEERIPDLSGRTFVVTGATSGLGLVTTRALAARGARVVLAVRDEEKGRRAAAGIAATRPRVDLQVRRVDLADLDSVREFADRMHAEHRRVDVLINNAGVMAPPRTLSPQGHEVQFATNHLGHFALTGLLLELLLAGRDPRVVTVTSVNHRRARLPFADPTGEQGYSPMGFYNTSKLANAIFGCELHRRLSAAASPLRSILAHPGYTATNLQTSTTTPIWRILLGRIGNPLLAQPVDHGAWPQLFAATDPTARPGQLVAPGGPAELRGHPAPGKLSAAATDPDHGRRLWELSEQATGVRFSSLRPSS; encoded by the coding sequence ATGACTGCTGATGGCTGGACCGAGGAACGGATCCCCGACCTGAGCGGCCGCACCTTCGTCGTCACCGGAGCCACGAGCGGACTCGGCCTGGTCACCACCCGGGCGCTCGCCGCCCGCGGCGCGCGCGTGGTGCTCGCCGTCCGCGACGAGGAGAAGGGCCGCCGTGCGGCCGCCGGCATCGCCGCCACCCGGCCACGCGTCGATTTGCAGGTACGGCGGGTCGACCTGGCCGACCTCGACTCGGTGCGGGAGTTCGCCGACCGGATGCACGCCGAGCATCGCCGGGTGGACGTACTGATCAACAACGCCGGGGTGATGGCCCCGCCGCGCACCCTCAGCCCGCAGGGGCACGAGGTGCAGTTCGCCACCAACCACCTCGGGCACTTCGCCCTCACCGGGCTCCTGCTCGAGCTGTTGCTGGCCGGCCGTGACCCGCGGGTGGTCACGGTCACGTCGGTCAACCACCGGCGCGCGAGGCTGCCCTTCGCCGACCCGACCGGCGAGCAGGGCTACTCCCCGATGGGCTTCTACAACACGTCCAAGCTGGCCAACGCAATATTCGGTTGTGAGCTGCACCGCCGGCTCAGCGCCGCGGCCAGCCCGCTACGTAGCATCCTCGCCCACCCCGGCTACACCGCCACGAACCTGCAGACCAGCACCACCACCCCGATCTGGCGGATACTGCTGGGCCGGATCGGCAACCCGCTGCTCGCCCAGCCGGTCGACCACGGCGCCTGGCCGCAGCTGTTCGCCGCCACCGACCCGACGGCGCGGCCGGGCCAGCTCGTCGCCCCCGGCGGGCCGGCCGAGCTGCGCGGCCACCCCGCGCCGGGAAAACTGTCCGCGGCCGCGACCGACCCAGACCACGGCCGCCGCCTGTGGGAGCTGTCCGAACAGGCCACCGGCGTACGGTTCAGCTCGCTGCGCC
- a CDS encoding TetR family transcriptional regulator: MRSRADSSMAERKRQLVADELRDAALMLLATRGFDVVTVDDIVAAAGMSRRTFFRYFASKEDVVVRFLADMGADIVAELAARPRTEPPSVALRHAVWVPLAACTDHPDHAERARVVVRLILDTPALQARWLERQIQWRAGLAAELAARRSLDPDTDPYPRMAAGMALLAFDTVLQQWQAGDDEQHLAELTDRAFAVVAPALDAPTASHGAG; encoded by the coding sequence ATGAGATCTCGTGCGGACAGCAGCATGGCCGAACGCAAACGCCAGCTCGTCGCCGACGAGCTGCGCGACGCCGCCCTGATGCTGCTCGCCACCCGGGGCTTCGACGTGGTGACCGTCGACGACATCGTGGCGGCGGCCGGCATGTCGCGGCGCACCTTCTTCCGCTACTTCGCGTCCAAGGAGGACGTGGTCGTCCGGTTCCTGGCCGACATGGGCGCGGACATCGTCGCCGAACTCGCCGCGCGGCCGCGCACCGAGCCGCCGTCGGTCGCGCTGCGCCACGCCGTCTGGGTGCCACTCGCCGCCTGCACCGACCACCCCGACCACGCCGAGCGAGCCCGGGTCGTGGTCCGGCTGATCCTGGACACCCCTGCCCTGCAGGCCCGCTGGCTGGAACGGCAGATCCAGTGGCGCGCCGGTCTAGCCGCCGAGCTGGCCGCCCGCCGCAGCCTCGACCCGGACACCGACCCCTACCCGCGGATGGCCGCCGGGATGGCCCTGCTGGCATTCGACACGGTGCTCCAGCAGTGGCAGGCGGGCGACGACGAGCAGCACCTGGCCGAGCTGACCGACCGGGCGTTCGCCGTCGTGGCGCCGGCCCTCGACGCGCCTACCGCGTCGCACGGCGCCGGCTGA
- a CDS encoding VOC family protein encodes MTGQITAGQFHAADGVEDWRCLYHVVSAYFPTGSLDKGIELVAEIGRLADEHEQQYLAIDLRRAGVTVSLGVRHIALARRISAAAKQLDIPADPSAVQLINVTLDALVGADVLPFWRALLGYRQLGEDYLFDPARRGPGFGLQHMDAARPQRNRMHLDVAVPHDQAEARIAAALAAGGRLVSDAHAPMWWILADAEGNEACVATWVGRE; translated from the coding sequence ATGACTGGGCAGATCACGGCTGGGCAGTTCCACGCGGCCGACGGTGTCGAGGACTGGCGCTGCCTCTACCATGTGGTCTCGGCCTATTTCCCGACCGGCTCGTTGGACAAAGGCATCGAGCTCGTCGCTGAGATCGGCCGGCTCGCCGACGAGCACGAACAGCAGTACCTCGCTATCGATCTGCGTCGCGCCGGCGTTACCGTGAGCCTGGGAGTGCGCCACATCGCGCTGGCCCGGCGGATATCGGCCGCGGCCAAGCAACTGGACATCCCGGCCGACCCGAGCGCCGTGCAGCTCATCAACGTCACCCTTGACGCGCTCGTCGGTGCGGATGTGCTGCCGTTCTGGCGAGCGCTGCTCGGTTATCGCCAGCTCGGCGAGGACTACCTGTTCGACCCAGCGCGTCGCGGCCCCGGCTTCGGTTTGCAGCACATGGATGCGGCGCGCCCACAACGCAACCGCATGCACCTCGATGTCGCCGTCCCACACGATCAGGCTGAGGCCCGCATCGCCGCCGCCTTGGCTGCGGGCGGCCGCCTAGTCTCCGACGCGCATGCGCCGATGTGGTGGATCCTGGCCGACGCCGAGGGCAATGAGGCCTGCGTCGCCACCTGGGTCGGACGCGAATAA
- a CDS encoding VOC family protein produces the protein MFDTTTGARSMSYVRRFDHVGITVADLDVVSAFFVALGLEVEGRAFVEGEFLETVCGIPDSRTEIVMLKSPDDRARLELASFVRPDSVPGSPAAMANELGLRNVSFEVNDLQAAVDWAASEGYGLVGGIGEYEGAWRMAYVRGPEGIIVSLAERIG, from the coding sequence ATGTTCGATACGACGACGGGAGCACGGTCCATGTCATACGTACGACGCTTCGACCACGTCGGCATCACGGTCGCAGATCTCGATGTCGTGAGCGCCTTCTTCGTGGCGCTCGGCCTGGAGGTCGAGGGCAGGGCGTTCGTCGAGGGCGAGTTTTTGGAGACGGTCTGCGGCATTCCCGACTCCCGCACCGAGATCGTCATGCTGAAGTCGCCCGACGATCGTGCGCGCCTGGAGCTCGCGAGCTTCGTGCGGCCCGACTCCGTGCCGGGCTCGCCGGCCGCCATGGCCAACGAGCTGGGGTTGCGAAACGTGTCCTTCGAGGTCAACGACTTGCAGGCCGCTGTCGATTGGGCAGCGAGCGAGGGCTACGGACTGGTCGGTGGCATCGGCGAGTACGAGGGTGCTTGGCGGATGGCCTACGTCCGGGGGCCCGAAGGGATCATCGTCTCGCTGGCTGAGCGCATCGGCTGA
- a CDS encoding sulfotransferase family protein, whose protein sequence is METRFLIDPGGLRDLADALTDRYDPTVGEDALHRLSDFLTVRVPGRRDDRGKTVPELVGERRYRDAVQQLWPQLIAYTYDEPAPAEGFEHADRPAGPFEPLSRRRVLPRYFSDRGELLGILRGLIDTMFGGAAADAGKPTWCEKTPFNLLCMEFLWELVPEAIIVHIKRHPVSVLASHLAQPWAPPTVDGALAYLKPVYHRWLTWKNTVDLTGRRYIEVKAEDLAADWPGQRRALFERLDVDDFATPSTFRSHKLTNRNDQFDDETREFIEEALGKVIPAMGYE, encoded by the coding sequence ATGGAGACCCGGTTTCTCATCGACCCGGGTGGCCTGCGGGACCTGGCCGACGCGCTCACCGATCGATACGACCCCACCGTCGGTGAGGACGCCCTGCACCGGCTGAGCGACTTCCTCACCGTACGAGTGCCCGGCCGGCGCGACGATCGCGGCAAAACCGTTCCCGAGCTGGTCGGCGAGCGGCGCTACCGGGACGCGGTGCAACAGCTCTGGCCGCAGTTGATCGCGTACACATACGACGAACCTGCGCCCGCGGAAGGCTTCGAGCACGCCGACCGGCCTGCCGGGCCGTTCGAGCCGCTGAGCCGCCGGCGGGTACTTCCCAGGTATTTCAGCGACCGGGGCGAACTGCTCGGAATCTTGCGGGGCCTGATCGACACCATGTTCGGCGGAGCAGCCGCCGACGCGGGCAAGCCGACCTGGTGCGAGAAGACACCGTTCAACCTGCTGTGCATGGAGTTCCTCTGGGAACTGGTCCCCGAAGCGATCATCGTGCACATCAAGCGTCACCCGGTCTCAGTGCTCGCATCCCACCTGGCCCAGCCATGGGCACCGCCCACCGTCGACGGCGCGCTCGCCTACCTCAAGCCGGTCTACCACCGATGGCTCACCTGGAAGAACACGGTCGACCTGACGGGCAGGCGATACATCGAGGTGAAAGCAGAAGATCTCGCAGCCGACTGGCCCGGGCAGCGCCGCGCCCTGTTCGAACGGCTCGACGTCGACGACTTCGCCACCCCTTCAACGTTTCGGTCGCACAAGCTGACGAACCGCAACGACCAATTCGACGACGAAACCCGCGAGTTCATCGAAGAAGCACTCGGCAAGGTCATCCCGGCCATGGGATATGAGTGA
- a CDS encoding RNA polymerase subunit sigma-70: MSADTRLEELGVSGLGESGLGVSGLGEVDEPAFSGLAERHRRELHVHCYRMLGSFEDAEDTVQETFLRAWRRRETFEGRSTFRAWLYRIATNACLDLLAKCRPEPATGGEVLWLQPYPDRLLDELPAADADEPETVAVARETIELAYLVAVQHLAPRPRAVLILRDVLGWPAKDVAELLGDSVNSVNSALQRARAGMRQHLPAERQDWTGAEDDAGTRELVRRFTDASVATDIPALTSMLRDDVRCSMPPTPGLYVGREAVVRDWVEDGFEDLKGLRAVLTSVNRQPAVAFYLWREREGAYLPLTVDVLRVTGGAITEVVIFHDDQFPRLGLPERLPADGTE, encoded by the coding sequence ATGAGTGCGGACACGCGGCTGGAGGAGCTGGGCGTGAGCGGTCTGGGCGAGAGCGGGCTGGGCGTGAGCGGTCTGGGCGAGGTCGACGAGCCGGCGTTCTCGGGGCTGGCGGAGCGGCACCGGCGGGAGCTGCACGTGCACTGCTACCGGATGCTCGGGTCGTTCGAGGACGCCGAGGACACCGTGCAGGAGACGTTCCTCCGTGCCTGGCGGCGGCGGGAGACCTTCGAGGGGCGGTCGACGTTCCGGGCCTGGCTGTACCGGATCGCCACCAACGCCTGCCTGGACCTGCTCGCCAAGTGCCGCCCGGAGCCTGCGACCGGCGGCGAGGTGCTGTGGCTGCAGCCCTACCCGGACCGGCTGCTCGACGAGCTGCCCGCGGCCGACGCGGACGAGCCGGAGACCGTCGCCGTCGCGCGGGAGACGATCGAGCTGGCGTACCTGGTCGCAGTCCAGCACCTCGCGCCGCGCCCGCGGGCCGTGCTGATCCTGCGGGACGTGCTCGGCTGGCCGGCGAAGGACGTCGCGGAGCTCCTCGGGGACTCCGTCAACTCCGTGAACAGCGCGCTGCAACGGGCCCGCGCCGGCATGCGGCAGCACCTGCCCGCCGAGCGGCAGGACTGGACCGGCGCCGAGGACGACGCCGGGACGCGAGAGCTCGTGCGCCGCTTCACCGACGCCAGCGTGGCCACCGACATCCCAGCGCTGACCTCGATGCTGCGGGACGACGTCCGGTGCTCGATGCCGCCCACGCCGGGGCTGTACGTCGGCCGCGAGGCGGTGGTGAGGGACTGGGTCGAGGACGGCTTCGAGGACCTGAAGGGCCTGCGCGCCGTCCTCACCTCCGTGAACCGGCAGCCCGCGGTCGCCTTCTACCTCTGGCGGGAGAGGGAGGGCGCGTACCTGCCGCTGACGGTCGACGTGCTGCGCGTCACCGGCGGAGCGATCACCGAGGTCGTCATCTTCCACGACGACCAGTTCCCGCGGCTCGGGCTGCCGGAGCGCCTGCCGGCGGACGGCACGGAGTAG
- a CDS encoding DUF6069 family protein: MNSMNDTGVVAGPASGQTSHTHRLRGLAGTGFIATLAAMVATTLAAALAQAVGVDFEVPDGGETIPLSGFAVVTGFFSVVGIVIAVALLRWSARPAERFVWTAVSLTAISLVPPLLSGANTATTTALLGLHLVPATVMIPTLARSLRTRTD; the protein is encoded by the coding sequence ATGAACAGCATGAATGACACCGGGGTCGTCGCAGGCCCGGCATCGGGCCAGACCAGCCACACTCACCGACTCCGCGGGCTCGCCGGCACCGGCTTCATTGCCACGCTCGCGGCGATGGTGGCCACCACCCTCGCCGCTGCGCTTGCCCAGGCCGTTGGCGTCGACTTCGAGGTCCCCGATGGTGGCGAGACGATCCCGTTGTCCGGGTTCGCCGTGGTGACCGGCTTCTTCTCGGTCGTGGGCATCGTCATTGCCGTCGCTCTTCTTCGTTGGAGCGCTCGCCCCGCCGAGCGATTCGTGTGGACGGCAGTGTCGCTGACCGCGATCTCGTTGGTCCCGCCCCTCCTCTCCGGAGCAAACACCGCCACCACCACCGCCCTCCTCGGGCTACACCTCGTCCCTGCGACGGTGATGATCCCCACCCTGGCGCGGAGCCTCCGCACCCGGACCGATTGA
- a CDS encoding GNAT family N-acetyltransferase encodes MGEHTVVISRVAESQWHAVEDDRVVGRGDASRRPDGRIFLSIDAWHGAVFDQLADAMLADLPKPLYTVVDEADLDLTSHWERAGFTTRRREWEYLVPTDPRVTGLGSVLPPPGVTIVAVGEAEEAPLRTLDRVIRDEVEATVGWQEMPAEVLPRPDGATLLDSSKYAVAARPDQYVGLVRVAPVTRQPRIGLIAVRADRHRRGIARALLAHVLGSLHYSGIETASAEVNESNGAATALFEGVGARRAGSNLELVLR; translated from the coding sequence ATGGGCGAGCACACCGTAGTGATCTCGCGGGTCGCGGAGAGCCAATGGCACGCTGTGGAGGACGACCGGGTGGTCGGCCGCGGCGACGCTTCGCGCAGGCCCGACGGGCGGATCTTCCTCAGCATCGACGCGTGGCACGGCGCGGTTTTCGACCAACTCGCCGATGCCATGCTGGCGGACCTGCCGAAGCCGCTGTACACGGTGGTCGACGAGGCTGACCTCGACTTGACGTCCCATTGGGAGCGAGCCGGCTTCACGACCCGACGCCGCGAGTGGGAGTACCTCGTGCCCACCGACCCGCGGGTCACGGGACTCGGCTCAGTGCTACCGCCGCCGGGCGTGACGATTGTGGCCGTCGGCGAGGCGGAGGAGGCCCCTCTACGCACATTGGACCGCGTGATTCGCGACGAAGTCGAGGCCACCGTCGGATGGCAGGAAATGCCGGCTGAGGTGTTGCCCCGCCCGGATGGCGCTACCCTGCTGGACTCGTCGAAGTATGCGGTGGCAGCACGGCCTGATCAATACGTGGGACTGGTCCGGGTGGCGCCGGTGACCCGGCAGCCACGGATCGGGCTGATCGCAGTCCGGGCCGACCGGCACCGCCGAGGTATCGCTCGGGCGCTGCTGGCCCACGTACTGGGTTCGCTGCACTACAGCGGGATCGAAACAGCATCGGCCGAAGTGAACGAATCCAACGGGGCGGCCACGGCGCTGTTCGAGGGCGTCGGCGCCCGGCGTGCCGGCAGCAACCTGGAACTGGTCCTCCGCTGA
- the infA gene encoding translation initiation factor IF-1 — translation MARTSGGIELEGTVIECLRNATFRVELQNGHKVLAHISGKIRKNYIKILPYDRVLVELSPYDLTRGRILYRYRT, via the coding sequence ATGGCGAGAACATCAGGCGGCATCGAACTCGAGGGCACCGTCATCGAGTGCCTGCGCAACGCCACCTTCAGGGTGGAGCTCCAGAACGGGCACAAGGTGCTGGCGCACATCAGCGGGAAGATACGGAAGAACTACATCAAGATCTTGCCGTATGACCGGGTGCTCGTAGAACTCAGCCCGTACGACCTCACCCGCGGCCGGATCCTCTACCGGTACAGGACCTAG
- a CDS encoding YciI family protein translates to MPKYLLIMRGTDESNAAMMANIDEMMATTRQFIEEMVKAGVLLAAEGLDDPGRGVVVDFSGEAPVVTDGPYGETKELFGGFFLLDVASKQEAVEWAKRVPAAPGSKIEVRRVPGSDEVPQVDE, encoded by the coding sequence ATGCCGAAGTACCTGCTGATCATGCGGGGCACGGACGAGTCGAACGCGGCCATGATGGCCAACATCGACGAGATGATGGCCACGACCCGCCAGTTCATCGAGGAGATGGTCAAGGCCGGCGTTCTCCTCGCGGCGGAAGGGCTGGACGATCCGGGCCGGGGCGTCGTGGTCGACTTCAGCGGCGAGGCCCCAGTGGTCACGGACGGGCCGTACGGCGAGACCAAGGAACTGTTCGGGGGCTTCTTCCTGCTCGACGTCGCCTCGAAACAGGAGGCGGTCGAATGGGCCAAGCGGGTCCCGGCGGCCCCCGGGTCCAAGATCGAGGTCCGGCGGGTGCCCGGGAGCGACGAGGTCCCGCAGGTCGACGAGTGA
- a CDS encoding RNA polymerase sigma factor — translation MGTADVEAVWRIESARIVAALTRFTGDFGLAEDAAQEAVAEALVSWPLASPANPAGWLMATARRRAIDAIRRRAALQDRYALLAADLAVDSAVDEEIDPDKIDDDVLALMFVSCHPVLSPEARVALTLRVVGGLSSEEIARAFLVPVPTVQARITRGKKTIAAAGVPFELPAAGERRERLGGVLSVIYVIFTEGSTATSGDRLLRPEVAYEAIRLARTLAALQPDEPEVHGLLALFELTAARFPARTGPDGSPILLEDQDRRRWDFSAIRRGLAALAKASTRGLGPYGLQAAIAAAHASAPSVEATDWDRIVVLYEALGRVAPSPVVELNRAVAVAMASGPAQALAIVDELIASDRLPGSHLVPTVRGELLARLGRRPEARAELELAARLCANQRERSVLLRKAATLG, via the coding sequence ATGGGTACGGCCGACGTCGAGGCCGTCTGGCGGATCGAGTCGGCGCGGATCGTCGCCGCGCTGACCCGGTTCACCGGCGATTTCGGGCTGGCCGAGGACGCGGCCCAGGAGGCGGTGGCCGAGGCGCTGGTGTCGTGGCCGCTCGCCTCTCCGGCGAATCCGGCCGGCTGGCTGATGGCCACGGCCCGGCGGCGGGCGATCGACGCGATCCGCCGCCGGGCTGCCCTCCAGGACCGATACGCCCTGCTGGCGGCCGACTTGGCGGTCGACTCGGCGGTTGACGAAGAAATCGATCCCGACAAGATCGATGACGACGTGCTTGCGCTGATGTTCGTCAGCTGCCACCCGGTGCTCTCCCCCGAGGCCCGAGTGGCGCTGACCCTGCGCGTGGTCGGCGGCCTGTCCAGCGAGGAGATCGCCCGCGCGTTCCTCGTACCCGTGCCGACCGTGCAGGCCCGCATCACCCGGGGCAAGAAGACGATCGCGGCGGCCGGGGTGCCGTTCGAACTGCCGGCGGCAGGCGAGCGCCGGGAACGGCTGGGCGGCGTGCTCAGCGTCATCTACGTGATCTTCACCGAGGGGTCGACGGCCACGTCGGGCGACCGGCTGCTGCGCCCTGAGGTCGCGTACGAGGCGATCCGGCTGGCTCGTACGCTGGCCGCGCTGCAGCCGGACGAGCCGGAGGTGCACGGCCTGCTCGCCCTGTTCGAGCTGACGGCCGCGCGCTTCCCGGCCCGGACCGGCCCGGACGGTTCACCGATCCTGCTCGAGGACCAGGACCGGCGGCGGTGGGACTTTTCGGCGATCCGCCGTGGGCTGGCCGCGCTGGCCAAGGCATCGACTCGCGGCCTCGGCCCCTACGGCCTGCAGGCCGCGATCGCCGCCGCCCACGCGTCGGCGCCCTCCGTCGAGGCGACCGACTGGGACCGAATCGTAGTGCTCTACGAGGCGCTCGGCCGGGTCGCGCCCTCGCCGGTGGTCGAGCTCAACCGGGCCGTCGCCGTGGCCATGGCCTCGGGTCCGGCGCAAGCCCTGGCCATCGTGGACGAGCTGATCGCCTCGGACCGGCTCCCCGGTTCGCATTTGGTTCCGACCGTACGCGGTGAACTGCTGGCCCGGCTCGGACGGCGACCGGAGGCGCGCGCCGAGCTGGAGCTGGCGGCCCGGCTGTGCGCCAACCAGCGGGAACGCTCAGTGCTGCTGCGCAAGGCGGCCACGCTGGGCTGA
- a CDS encoding IS110 family transposase, with the protein MSVGHDSSMRRPTAGIDWASTEHALAIVNCDGVEVQRMLVEHTAAGLRKLLRCLQQAMVLEVVIERPDGPLVEALLDAGLTVFVIAPNQIKHLRRRYGAAGNKDDRFDAYVLADTVRTDRHRLRPLTVDSPATLTLRMTVRARKDLIAARVAMANQLRAHLEHVLPAVIGLFRDIDSAITLSFLTRFATQDKVDWLSPRRLQNWLRGVSYPNPARAGLLHAHLLAATRGTTGPEATARAHVTAALVAGLTALREQINALEEQIELQLLQHPDAAVFTSLPRAGIVRAARLLAEIGDARGRFPTPEALTCLAGAAPSTRQSGKVKVVSFRWAVDKQLRGAVIDFAGDSHHANPWAADLYRRARARGHDHPHATRILARAWLHVIWRCWQDRVAYDPTRHRALQAVLAPPA; encoded by the coding sequence ATGAGTGTCGGACACGACTCCTCGATGCGTCGACCCACTGCGGGCATCGACTGGGCCAGCACGGAGCACGCCCTCGCGATCGTTAACTGCGACGGTGTTGAGGTTCAACGGATGCTCGTCGAGCACACCGCTGCGGGGCTGCGGAAGCTGCTGCGATGCCTGCAGCAGGCCATGGTGCTCGAGGTCGTTATCGAACGCCCCGACGGGCCCCTCGTCGAGGCCCTGCTCGATGCGGGGCTCACGGTCTTCGTGATCGCCCCGAACCAGATCAAGCACCTGCGCCGCCGCTACGGCGCAGCCGGCAACAAGGATGACCGCTTCGATGCCTACGTCCTGGCCGACACCGTCCGCACCGACCGCCATCGCCTGCGTCCCCTCACCGTCGACTCTCCCGCGACACTCACGTTGCGGATGACCGTCCGCGCCCGCAAGGACCTCATCGCCGCCCGGGTCGCGATGGCCAATCAGCTCCGCGCCCACCTCGAACACGTTCTGCCCGCCGTGATCGGGCTGTTCCGCGACATCGACTCCGCGATCACCCTGAGTTTCCTCACCCGGTTCGCGACTCAGGACAAGGTCGACTGGTTGTCGCCACGCAGACTGCAGAACTGGCTGCGCGGCGTCTCCTACCCCAACCCGGCACGAGCCGGGCTGCTGCACGCCCATCTGCTCGCGGCTACCCGCGGGACCACCGGTCCTGAAGCCACCGCCCGGGCGCACGTCACCGCTGCGTTGGTGGCTGGGCTTACCGCCCTGCGGGAGCAGATCAACGCGCTGGAAGAGCAGATTGAGCTCCAGCTGCTGCAGCATCCCGACGCGGCAGTGTTCACGTCCCTGCCCCGGGCGGGGATCGTGCGAGCGGCCCGGCTTCTGGCTGAGATCGGTGACGCCCGCGGCCGCTTCCCGACGCCCGAGGCACTCACCTGCCTGGCCGGCGCCGCGCCCTCGACCAGGCAGTCCGGGAAGGTGAAAGTCGTCAGCTTTCGCTGGGCCGTCGACAAACAACTCCGTGGAGCAGTCATCGACTTCGCCGGCGACTCCCACCACGCCAACCCCTGGGCCGCCGACCTCTACCGGCGGGCCCGGGCTCGAGGCCACGACCACCCCCACGCCACTCGAATCCTCGCCCGCGCCTGGCTGCACGTGATCTGGCGCTGCTGGCAAGACCGTGTCGCCTACGACCCCACCCGCCACCGAGCTCTGCAGGCCGTCCTCGCCCCTCCCGCTTGA
- a CDS encoding putative signal transducing protein, giving the protein MTNRTVPVASVSSRAEGDIVAGLLQSEGIDAWVTADDAGGELGSLQLEGVRVLVAPADEARARQILANSPS; this is encoded by the coding sequence GTGACCAACCGGACGGTGCCCGTGGCCAGCGTGTCGAGCCGCGCCGAGGGCGACATTGTGGCGGGCTTGCTGCAGAGCGAGGGCATCGACGCCTGGGTCACCGCCGACGACGCGGGTGGCGAACTGGGCTCACTCCAGTTGGAGGGAGTGCGCGTGCTGGTCGCGCCGGCCGACGAAGCCCGGGCACGGCAAATTTTGGCGAACTCGCCGTCCTAA
- a CDS encoding IS110 family transposase — protein MGRVVIGMDPHKRSATIEVIDDREKVLARGRYGTDSVGYQEMLAAGRRFTDRVWAIEGCGGIGRHIAQRLVADGEPVLDVPAKLSARVRVFDTGQGRKTDPVDAHSVAVAGLRSPGLRQVAVDDATVVLRLLVDRRDELGRTRTETVSRIHHLLLELIPGGAKKFLTRGQASYLLRTAPPPVGIVAQTRHDLARELIEELTTIDAKIRAADKQLRQLVAAHGSTLTDLYGIGPSGAARLIGDIGDISRFRTAAHFASWNGTAPLEASSGDQRRHRLSRVGNRRINRVLHIMAIVQLRRDTPGRAYYRRRLAEGKTTMEALRALKRHLSDVVFKRMLRDATPKRTAGTGPGGHTGATLQSSADDPIPTAVSSDKSQPGPADNKPKTTSPQPLD, from the coding sequence ATGGGTCGTGTAGTAATCGGGATGGATCCACACAAGCGGTCGGCCACGATCGAGGTCATCGATGACCGGGAGAAGGTCCTCGCACGGGGGCGGTACGGCACGGACAGCGTCGGCTATCAGGAGATGCTCGCGGCCGGCCGCCGGTTCACCGACCGGGTCTGGGCGATCGAGGGCTGCGGCGGAATCGGCCGGCACATCGCTCAGCGCCTGGTCGCCGACGGCGAGCCGGTCCTGGACGTGCCCGCGAAGCTGTCCGCGCGGGTGCGGGTGTTCGACACCGGTCAGGGCCGCAAGACCGACCCGGTTGACGCGCACAGCGTCGCGGTGGCCGGGCTGCGCAGCCCGGGCCTGCGCCAGGTGGCCGTGGACGACGCCACGGTCGTGCTAAGGCTGCTGGTCGACCGCCGCGACGAACTCGGCCGGACCCGCACCGAGACCGTCAGCCGCATCCACCACCTGCTCCTCGAGCTGATCCCCGGCGGGGCGAAGAAATTCCTCACCCGCGGCCAGGCCAGCTACCTGCTACGCACAGCGCCGCCACCGGTCGGCATCGTCGCCCAGACCCGCCACGATCTCGCCCGCGAACTCATCGAGGAACTCACCACGATCGACGCCAAGATCCGGGCAGCGGACAAGCAGTTGCGCCAGCTCGTCGCCGCGCACGGCAGCACCCTGACCGACCTGTACGGGATCGGCCCCTCCGGCGCAGCCCGGCTCATCGGCGACATCGGTGACATCAGCAGGTTCCGTACCGCCGCGCACTTCGCGTCCTGGAACGGCACCGCGCCGCTGGAGGCGTCCTCCGGCGACCAGCGCCGCCACCGGCTTTCCCGGGTCGGCAACCGGCGTATCAACCGAGTCCTGCACATCATGGCCATCGTCCAGCTCCGCCGTGACACCCCCGGCCGGGCCTACTACCGGCGCCGCCTCGCCGAAGGCAAGACGACGATGGAAGCGCTCCGCGCGCTCAAACGCCACCTGTCCGACGTCGTCTTCAAGCGGATGCTTCGCGACGCCACGCCAAAGCGAACCGCAGGGACGGGCCCGGGAGGACACACGGGAGCGACTCTGCAATCCAGCGCGGACGACCCAATCCCGACGGCCGTCTCTTCGGACAAGTCACAGCCCGGACCCGCCGACAACAAGCCTAAAACAACCTCGCCGCAACCCCTTGACTAG